ACATATACAAGTTAGCATCGGGACAGTATAGCAATAGCGTTATGGATAGTGCGACTTTTTCAGCGATTCAGACGACATTGAATGACGTTAGACTTCATTCCAAAACCCACCCCAACCTCACACCTATATCAATCTATAGTAATTATTTATAGCCATAGTCCTTCGATAGCTTTTCTTTATAACCAATATTGGTTACTCTAAAGCACCACTATCATATTGAATTTTTGATTGTTTTATCCAAACTGCCACTTTTACCTTTATAGGATATTTTCATGCGTTTGACTCATTTTTCTACTTTATCGCTATTGGCTGCTGCTATCGGACTTAGTTTTGCCAGCACCGCTGGGGCCGCTAGACCACCTGCGCCCGACTTGTCTAATAGCGAGTTTCAGCAGTGTCTAGATAGATTACAAAGCTCTAGCAAGTTTCGCGGAGTTGATAGCTATACCTTTAACACCTATCGTCCTAGCCAGCCTGATCCTAGCGTCATCCAATCGCTGAACTATCAGCCTGAATTTCAAAAAGACGTTTGGGATTATCTGTCCGTATTAGTAGATAAAGAACGGGTTGAAGACGGTATTCGTGCCAAGCGTCAATGGGGCGACACGCTACGCCAAATTGAATCACGTTATGGCGTCAAGCCTGAGCACGTCTTAGGCGTGTGGGGTGTGGAGTCCAATTTCGGTCAGACTTTGGGCAAAAAGCCGTTATTTGAATCCTTAGCGACGCTATCTTGCTTTGACCGTCGTCAGAGCTATTTCCAAGGTGAGTTCGCCAATGCGCTCAAAATCGTCCAGCGTGGTGATATTGCGCCAAGCGACATGACTGGCTCATGGGCAGGGGCATTTGGACAGACCCAGTTTATGCCGAGTACCTTTTTAGAGTTGGCGGTGGATTTTGATGGTGATGGTCGCCGAGATCTCGTTAATAGCGTACCGGATGCACTTGCTTCTACCGCTAACTTCTTGGACAATCGTGGTTACCGCACAGGTGAGCCTTGGGGCTATGAAGTCAAACTTCCTGATGGCTACTGGGCGGCCTCTAACCGCAAAGATAAAAAGTCGATGAGTCACTGGCGTAATCAAGGCTTAACACTGGCTAATGGTAGCCCATTGCCTTACGACTTGAGCAGTGCTGGTTTATTATTGCCAGCAGGCAAAGATGGCCCAGCATTTTTAGTAGGTAAGAATTTCGATACATTTTACTCTTATAACGCTTCAGAGAACTATGCGCTAGCTATTGCTCACTTGTCTGATCTAATCGCTAAAGAGGACAGCAGCAAAACAGACTTTATTACCGCATGGCCGACCGATGATCCCGGCATTAGCCGTCAGCAAGCCAAAGATATCCAGCAAGCATTACTTAATGCCGGCTATGATATCGGCGGTGTTGATGGCATTATTGGGGATAATACCCGCACCGCTATTCAGCAATACCAAACCAGTCGTGGTATTTTCCCCGCAGATGGACGTGCTGGACAAAGGTTCTATAGTCAAATCACGCAAGGTCAAACTCAAACACCAAGCGCTAGACCTTCTATGCCTGTACCAACTGATCGAATGGGACAGTTGATCGAGCATCAAACCACCATTACTCCAAGCACTTCTTCGTATTCAGCACCGAGTCAGCCAACAACTTCAGGCAATACTCGCTATCGCCGTATAATAGGAAGCGATGGGGTAACTCGTCTGGTACGGGTTGATGAAGGCTCGTAATAATGGGCGACTTTCTAGTAGTAAACTGACAGTAAAAAGCCACGCTTATTAAGCGTGGCTTTTTATTGCTATTACTGACTATATGCTACTTTCTTTGAAGCTACAGACCTCTAAATCATAGGCCTTAAATAGTAAGCATTCAACCAGTGGATTAGTTATACGATAGGTGGGGGATTAGGTTTACCTGTGTCGCCATCCCAGTTCTCGCGCGCTTTTTCATCAAGATCTTCTGGCGTTTTGGGTTCCCATTTACCATTTTCTCTCCACGTTTTATCGCCCCAGTCATCGTCATCGTCTTCGTCATCATCCCATTTCTTATAAGTCTTACTGGGATCAATACCGCGGCGCTTCATCTCTGCCACTTGCTCTTCTAGCGTACGAAACTGATCCGCATCGATCATGGTCTCTTCTAACTTATCAAACTCTTGCTTTAAATCTTTATTTTTAGAATCGGTCATTATATTCTCCTTAATAAGTCAAAAATCATTCAAAATTTAAGTGGTCATAGCATAGTATTATTTTACTTCGTAACACTGCTAATAATTATTTTAATTGTAGTGAGTAGAAATAAAAGTATGAGCAAAAAGCTAACGGAATCTAATACTAACAGCGGAAGCAACTCTCTATCATTTATTATCGTAGCTACATAATAAGAGATTAACAATGGCTAGCACGTATGCTTTGTATTACAAAACGTAGCAGTGCTCACTTGCACACTTAACTCTACCACAGTCTAGCGGATATTAACCAACCGTAAAGCTCAGATTTATATCAACCAAGCATCTCTATTTCGGCAGACGCTCCTACCAGCTGCTGCACCCTTCTACTCAAGTTATCATTGTATTTGCTGGCATAAAAAACCAAAGGCTGACTGAGCTCAGGGTTATGCGATAAAGCTAACATCTTATTGACCACTAATAAATGTTGTACACGAGCAGCGATAGCTTGTCCCGAATCTACTATTTGTATAGGCAATTGCTGCTCTTTTATTTCCCGTAATAAAAAGTCCTTAAAGAAAGGATAATGCGTACAACCGAGCACCAGATAATCAACACCTACACTTGCAAACTCACGTATTCGTTGGCGCAAAGTATCCGCAGTTGCAGAATGCTCTGGCATACCGTCCTCAACCCAAGGCACTAGCAGAGGGTCAAAATATTTGGTCACAGTAGTATTATTAGGAGCGGCAATCTCAGTAATCACCTGGTTAAGTAACGTTCCCTCTAGTGTAGCTTTGGTAGCCAATACCGCTACATGTCCAGTCTGGGTAGCAAGTACTGCAGGTTTTAATGCCGGCACTAAACCCACGATAGGTAGGTTAGGATAGCGATAACGAGCCGCTTCAAGCGCATAGGCTGAGGCACTATTACAGGCGATGACAATTAGCTTACAGCCTTGTTGATATAACCAGTCAATGGCATTCAAGGTCAAGGCTTCAATATCCTTACTGTCACGCGTACCGTAGGGCACATTTAAAGTATCTGCATAATATATATAACGTTCGGCTGGGAGTTGCTGGGCTAAGTGCAAATAGACCGAAAGACCGCCAATACCAGAATCAAATAAACCGATGGGCGCGCTGCTTTTATTATTAGCGTTTAAGTCAACAAGCTTAAATTGAGCAGAACTATTTTGCACCCTACTCTTTTGAGCCTGACATCCTCGGCCCACGTTATCTACCTTGGTTTGATGACTGAGCGTTTTACTATCTGTTGTTAGACTTACTATTGTCATATCAAAGGTGCCATCATCGCTATACCCACTCTCGTACTCTCGTACTCTTAGTTTTTATTACGTGCTTGCCTTGCTACTTATTGCCCCAGTCAAAGCTTAAGTTAAAACCGTTTGCCCTGAACCTCTCAGATAAGGAGTGTCATTAACTAGATTATGAAATATGAAAATAAAAATGCA
This sequence is a window from Psychrobacter jeotgali. Protein-coding genes within it:
- the murI gene encoding glutamate racemase; the protein is MQNSSAQFKLVDLNANNKSSAPIGLFDSGIGGLSVYLHLAQQLPAERYIYYADTLNVPYGTRDSKDIEALTLNAIDWLYQQGCKLIVIACNSASAYALEAARYRYPNLPIVGLVPALKPAVLATQTGHVAVLATKATLEGTLLNQVITEIAAPNNTTVTKYFDPLLVPWVEDGMPEHSATADTLRQRIREFASVGVDYLVLGCTHYPFFKDFLLREIKEQQLPIQIVDSGQAIAARVQHLLVVNKMLALSHNPELSQPLVFYASKYNDNLSRRVQQLVGASAEIEMLG
- a CDS encoding lytic murein transglycosylase, which gives rise to MRLTHFSTLSLLAAAIGLSFASTAGAARPPAPDLSNSEFQQCLDRLQSSSKFRGVDSYTFNTYRPSQPDPSVIQSLNYQPEFQKDVWDYLSVLVDKERVEDGIRAKRQWGDTLRQIESRYGVKPEHVLGVWGVESNFGQTLGKKPLFESLATLSCFDRRQSYFQGEFANALKIVQRGDIAPSDMTGSWAGAFGQTQFMPSTFLELAVDFDGDGRRDLVNSVPDALASTANFLDNRGYRTGEPWGYEVKLPDGYWAASNRKDKKSMSHWRNQGLTLANGSPLPYDLSSAGLLLPAGKDGPAFLVGKNFDTFYSYNASENYALAIAHLSDLIAKEDSSKTDFITAWPTDDPGISRQQAKDIQQALLNAGYDIGGVDGIIGDNTRTAIQQYQTSRGIFPADGRAGQRFYSQITQGQTQTPSARPSMPVPTDRMGQLIEHQTTITPSTSSYSAPSQPTTSGNTRYRRIIGSDGVTRLVRVDEGS